A genomic region of Tamandua tetradactyla isolate mTamTet1 chromosome 2, mTamTet1.pri, whole genome shotgun sequence contains the following coding sequences:
- the C2H1orf159 gene encoding uncharacterized protein C1orf159 homolog, translating into MFFWGAHRSNPHTAAGRGGPFPVNRSAGPPGPPASDGPRVAAPLFLGTFLLSSGLILSVAASFYLKRSRRALGAIHGGDKALAPRPSDGVSKPTRPVSLVAGGPWRFSWPLSLSRGRRDSPAAALSSEAPLRKT; encoded by the exons atgtttttctggggtgcacaccGCTCCAACCCCCACACAG CTGCCGGCCGCGGAGGGCCCTTCCCCGTGAACAGAAGTGCAGGCCCGCCTGGGCCACCCGCCTCCG ACGGCCCCCGTGTGGCTGCTCCCCTCTTCCTGGGCACCTTCCTCCTGAGCTCGGGCCTCATCCTGTCCGTGGCCGCCTCCTTCTACCTCAAGCGCAGCCGGAGGGCCCTCGGTGCCATCCACGGAGGAGACAAAG CCCTGGCCCCACGGCCCAGTGATGGCGTAAGTAAACCCACCCGTCCTGTGTCCCTTGTGGCGGGTGGCCCCTGGAGGTTCTCatggcccctttctctctctcgaGGCCGCCGTGACTCCCCCGCCGCGGCCCTCAG TTCAGAAGCCCCGCTACGTAAGACGTGA
- the LOC143675073 gene encoding uncharacterized protein LOC143675073, translating into MGAVAAAISAKLACGLGKGRPGATAILGIPAPRPLRRTQAPVVHLRLSSRNLRPQVGVGSRAAPSDVALFLVCPSSRVCRRGCRIQAPPSGLASPSLRWLQRACLQAAHLAWCQDPAVPWRLYDGPLCWGQGPSSMEAILGLSEGVRI; encoded by the exons ATGGGCGCTGTCGCTGCCGCCATTTCTGCCAAGT TGGCCTGTGGCCTCGGGAAGGGCCGGCCTGGAGCCACTGCCATCCTGGGGATCCCTGCCCCACGGCCACTCCGCAGGACGCAGGCTCCGGTTGTCCACCTGCGGCTCAGCAGCCGGAATTTGCGGCCACAAGTGGGGGTCGGCAGCAGGGCCGCCCCTTCGGACGTCGCGCTGTTCCTCGTGTGTCCATCTTCCCGCGTGTGCCGGCGGGGCTGCAGGATCCAGGCCCCTCCGTCAGGGTTGGCGTCGCCGTCGCTGAGATGGCTCCAGAGAGCCTGTTTGCAAGCGGCACATTTGGCCTGGTGTCAGGACCCGGCCGTGCCGTGGCGGCTCTATGATGGCCCTTTGTGCTGGGGTCAGGGTCCCAGCTCCATGGAGGCGATTCTAGGACTGTCTGAGGGAGTCAGGATCTAA